A single genomic interval of Osmerus eperlanus chromosome 14, fOsmEpe2.1, whole genome shotgun sequence harbors:
- the LOC134033887 gene encoding uncharacterized protein LOC134033887, with product MSFNGIVDGPLVPEICFIDLLLSQSASDLEMDRLCLFVAFTALFYSFSSRKRRVSGVEVELRVQPEDNVTLQCDCRVQTGVYIVWYRNCFHRNQPTLVLSMSYDTKAITARYDLRNEKLLNPFPGFTLVWNQSNESYDLLIVNVTESDLGLYYCGTEEKTVEDIEKIAEKKIYRYGNVNISLSFVSVPEPGRSEPVNPTDPERNLYWILLLTLCPACALLSSILSSTMVYYFCCRTIG from the exons AGTCAGTCAGCATCGGACCTGGAGATGGAcaggctgtgtttgtttgtcgctTTCACTGCACTCTTCT ATTCCTTTTCCTCTAGAAAGAGACGCGTCTctggagtggaggtggagctgaGAGTCCAACCAGAAGACAACGTTACTCTCCAATGTGACTGCAGAGTACAAACTGGGGTGTACATTGTGTGGTACAGGAATTGCTTTCATAGGAACCAGCCTACTCTGGTCCTGTCAATGTCCTATGACACCAAAGCCATAACAGCTAGATATGATCTACGTAATGAGAAACTTCTGAACCCCTTCCCTGGTTTCACGCTGGTGTGGAACCAGTCTAACGAAAGCTATGATCTCCTGATTGTGAATGTGACTGAGTCTGACCTGGGTCTCTACTACTGTGGAACTGAGGAGAAGACGGTGGAGGATATAGAAAAGATTGCAGAGAAGAAAATCTATCGCTATGGAAATGTAAATATCAGTCTTTCTTTTG TGTCAGTTCCAGAGCCAGGTCGTTCAGAACCGGTCAACCCTACTGACCCAGAGCGGAATCTGTACTGGATCCTGCTGCTCACTCTATGTCCTGcctgtgctctcctctcctccatcctgtcctccaCGATGGTCTACTACTTCTGTTGCAGGACAATCG GCTGA